In Penaeus chinensis breed Huanghai No. 1 chromosome 40, ASM1920278v2, whole genome shotgun sequence, one genomic interval encodes:
- the LOC125047124 gene encoding uncharacterized protein LOC125047124 — protein sequence MLEYFEQLYHIDLPAIIMDASGVTIPMLGPPISEEPPTLNEIREAIPKLNGGKASVAVSGSIPPGLLSGVIIPLWEEKGDRWDCNNYCGITLLRIPGKVFTHILLKRICDHLLRHQKSEQCGFTPGKSTIDCILALRAIGECCR from the exons ATGttggagtattttgagcagctgtaccataTAGACCTTCCAGCAATTATTAtggatgcaagtggtgtcacaatCCCTATGCTgggcccacccatcagcgaggaacctcctaccctaaatgAGATTAGGGAGGCGATCCCTAAGCTAAACGGTGGGAAAGCTTCAGTTGCAGTT tctggttccattccccctggcCTGTTGAGTGGCGTGATAATCCCTCtctgggaggagaaaggggatcgttgggactgtaacaACTACTGTGGTATCACACTGCTCAgaataccaggcaaggtttttacccacattcttctgaaacggatctgtgaCCACCTATTAAGGCACCAAAAATCAGAGCAATGTGGATTTACTCCTgggaagtccacaatagactgtatcctagcgcttcgagccATTGGGGAATGCTGTCGTTAG